In the Campylobacter concisus ATCC 51562 genome, TCGTAAATTTCTTTCTCCATAAAAAATGTATAGCCCTCTTTTTGGGCATAGCTCTTATCTTTTGGTAAAGCATTAAACGTTATGCTCGCCTTTTTGCCGTGTTTAAAGACTGCGATCTCGTCCAAGCTCACGTAGCCGTAATTATTGTCATCAAGATATGCAACTTCAGTTGCGTTACCGATAAGTGGGGCATCTGATGAGGCAAAATATAGCTCTTTTTCATTGCTCTTTCCTATCGCCATAGGAGCGGCATCTTTTGCAAAAAATATCTTATCAGGCGCAGTTTTGGTGATAAGTAGCGTCGCATAAGCGCCTCTTAGCTTTGCAATAGTTGCCTCATAAGCTTTAAATGGATCTTTTTTCTCTTTTAAAATTTCTTCAAAAAGGTGCACGATCACCTCAGTATCGGTTTGGCTGACAAATTTCACGCCCTTTGCTTCAAGCTCATCTTTAAGCTCTTTGTAATTTTCAATGATGCCATTGTGAACGACAAATGAGTGCTCGCCAAGGTGCGGGTGAGCGTTTATCTCAGTTGGTTTGCCGTGCGTCGCCCAGCGTGTGTGACCTATTGCCACGCCAAAGCCCTCTGATGTAAAGTCCTTTGTCTTTAGGGCTAAATTTTCAAGCTTGCCGACCGCCTTAAAAAAATCAATCTTGTCATCACTCATCACAGCCATGCCAGCGCTGTCGTATCCGCGATACTCAAGCTCTTTTAGACCGCTTAAAATGACCTCTTTTTTCTCTTTATCTCCGATGTATCCTACGATTCCACACATGTTTTACTCGCTTATTAATAAATTTAATATCTCTTCGCCTTTACTCTCAAGTCGCTCGTTTTTCTCGATCAAAAAGAGATTTCTCGTTCTATTTTTGACCGTTTGGATTCTAGCACTCGTGACTTGAAAATGAAGCCTATCAAAAACACTCATCACATAAGCCATTAGCCCACGCTGATCTTTTGCGTTGATGCTAAGTTTGGCATAATCTTTTGAGTGATTTAGCTCGAAGTTTATCTCATCTTTGTTAATGTTTGGTTTCAAAGGCTCTTTTAAAACTTCGCTATTTAGGGATTTTAGAGCTAAATTTTTAGTAATTTCAAGCTCCTCTTTTTTAACATTTTGGTTAAAATCAAGCCTAATATAAAATTTCTTCTCAAATAGCTCAAAAATTTCCATGTATGCAAGGTCAAATTTGGCAAATTCATAGAGCAGGGCGCTTAAGTTTAGGCTCTTTTTTGTATAAATTTGTATGCTTAAATTTTTAGAGTTATTTATAAAAATTTCTGTCGTATCTAAGCTATCTGCAGCTTTGCTTAAATTTATGATCTCACTCGCATTATATTTTATAAAGACAAGATTTGATGTGATTTTAAAAATTTTTTCTTGCAAGCTTGACTCAAGCGCCAAAAACTCGCTATTTCGTTTTATAGACTGCTCTTTTTTTACGCGCCTTGTCGCTTCATCAAGTAAATTTTCATCGCTAAATGCGCTAAGAGAAATTTCATAAAGTTCCCTTAAAAGCTTTGCTGTGTAGGCGTTATAGAGTCTCTCGTTTGTCGCATTTATCACGCAGTAGCTAAGGATGTAAAGCAGTTTTAAAACCTGCTTGTCGCCAAGCTTTGAGATAAAAGCAAATATAACGCGTTGGGAATAAATGTCCTCTCTGTTTGAGACATTGCTCATTAGCGTGTGGTATTTTATCAAGATGACGCCGATATTTACGGCTTTTTGGCTTAAATTTAGCTTGTTTGCGTATGCTCTAAAGATATTTGCGCCGATATTTGCGTGGTCTTTGCCAAGCCCCTTGCCAACGTCGTGCATTAAAGTCACGATCTTTAGCATTGTTTTACCCTCCAAGCAAAGCTCGGTATAGAGATTTTTTATGAATTTATCTTTTATATTTTCAAGAAATTTTACACTTAAAATGCTATGCTCATCGACCGTAAATTCGTGATAGCCGTCGTACTGAGCTAGCTGGCTGATGTGTTCCATTGGTTTTATTAAAATTTGTATCATTTGTGCATCGAGCAATGATTTTAAAATTGCGTAGGAATTTTTTCTTAAAAATATCTTCTTAAACTCACTTATAGCACGCTCTAAGCCACTTTTTGTGATGATGGCTCGCTTGATGTAAAAGATCGCGCTTATATCAAATTTATAATCCACATCTTTTAGTTCTAAAAGCTTGGTTATTAGATTTTCAATAAAAGCTGGCTTTTTATGAAGTGGCACGTAAATAACGCCATTTATTTCGTAAAAGCCATTTTTTAGCCTAGCAAATTTTCTCTGATCAAAATTTAGCTCACTTTTAAAAAATGGCCTGCAAAGAGAAGCGACGATAAACCTCGAATAAATGGCGACATTATTCATCGAGCTTAGCATTTTTTGGCTGATAACGCTTTCGTTATCTTGAAGCTTTTTAGACTTTGTCTGCATGAAATTTGTCGTGATCTCAACGCTTGAAGCGCTAAAAGTATCAGAATTTTGCGTTAAATTTAAGGTAGTTAGTAGGCTTAGTAAAAAGTCCACATTTAGGTTAAAGCTAGCGATCTCTTTTTCATTCATCACTTTTAGGGCTTGTGATCTAACTGAAATGTCGCTATCAAGGCAGTTTAGTATGCAGTTTAAGTGGTAAATTTCATCTATCCCGCCAAAGCCACTTTTTAGATTTGGCTCTTGGGCTAAGTAGCTGATGCTAGAAAATGGCAAAAATGCCTTTAAATGGTAGTTTAAAAAGGCTTTTTTATCAAATTCTTTTAATTTTATGATCTCGCTTTTTACTAAGCGGTAGAGGCTTTTTGAACCACAGATATATCGGACTTGTGATGTTTCGCTTTTAAATTTGAGATCGTCTTTGTAATTTGTAAAAATTTCATCTATTTCAGCGCTTTTTATATAAAAATTTATTCCAGAGCTACTTAAAATTTCGCTAAATTCTTTTAAGAAATTCTTTATATTGTAGCCTTTTAAATTTTTATAAACTAGTAAAATTTCAAGCTCACTATTTGCGCTAAGTAGTGTTTGAGCGTATTTTCCAGTAGCTAAAACACTAAAGGCAAAGCTGTCATTTTGCGGCACAAAATCATCAAAAAATTCTCGCATAGTTTCATTTAAATAAGATTTTATAAAATCATCATATTCTTTGGCTAAAAAATTTGCAAAATTTCTACCCTGATTTTTTTGAAAATGTTTTGGTAAATTTGCCTTAAAATCAAGAAATTTCTCTTTGATTTTTAAATAATTATCGCTATTTTTGGTACTTTTATCGGCCAGCATTTAATGTTTCCATTGTTAAAAATATCTTGGCAAATGTTACATAATTTTTGCAAAAACAAAGCTTTATTTGCCTATAATGAAGCCTTAAGTTCAGCTTTAGGACGATACAAATAATGAATCTATTACAAAAACTAGAAAGTGGCGAGAGATTAAGCAAACAAGAGGCTTTTTCGCTTTATGAGCTTGATCTTTTTACATTGGCTAAATTTGCCGATAAAAAGCGCAGAAAACTGCACGGCAATAAGGTCTTTTTTAATGTAAATCGCCATATCAATCCAACAAATATCTGCGCTGATATCTGTAAATTTTGCGCATTTTCAGCTCACAGAAAAAATCCAAATCCATACCTAATGAGCCACGAAGAGATTTTAAAGATCGTTGATGAGAGCGTGAGCCACGGCGTAAAGGAGATACACATCGTATCAGCTCACAATGCAAAAAGTGGCTGGCAGTGGTATTTAGAGATTTTTAAAAAGATAAAGGCAGCTCATCCAGAGCTTCATGTAAAGGCGATGACAGCAGCTGAGATCGACTTTTTGTCAAGATACTACGGCTTAAGCTATGATGAGGTGATAGAGAAGATGCTCGAATACGGCGTCGATAGCATGCCAGGCGGCGGGGCTGAAATTTTTGATGAAGAGATCAGGGCTAAAATTTGCAAAGGCAAAGTAAGTAGCGAAAACTGGCTAAAGATCCATAAAATGTGGCACGACAAGGGCAGGCAAAGCAATGCAACAATGCTCTTTGGCCACATAGAAAGCCGCGATAACAGGATCGATCACATGCTAAGGATTAGAGATTTGCAGGATGAAACTGGTGGATTTAACGCATTTATCCCGCTTGTCTATCAAAGAGAAAATAACTACTTAAAAGATGTGAAATTTCTAGGATCGGCTGAAATTTTAAAGACTCTGGCGATCTCACGTCTTGTGCTTGATAATGTCCCACACATCAAAGCTTACTGGGCCACTTCGACGCTAAATTTAGCGATGATCGCTCAGGAATTTGGCGCTGATGATCTTGATGGTACGATAGAAAAAGAGAGCATACAAAGTGCAGCAGGTGCAAACAGCGCAAATGGCGTTACGTTAAAGACATTTTGCGATCTTATTAAAACATCTGGTTTTACGCCAGTTGAGCGTGATAGCTTATATAACGAACTTAAAATTTACTAAAAGGAGCTTGGGGTGAAATTTTTTGACTTAGCACAAAATAAAACGAGTGTGAAGCAGGAATTTGGAGCGGGACTTACGACATTTTTGGCGATGATGTATATCGTGCCGGTAAATGCGATCATTATGAGCAAAACTGGTATGCCTTATGAGGCGCTAATTACGGCAACTGCGCTAATTACCATCTTTTCTACTATATTAAATGGTCTTTGGGCGAACACGCCAGTTGCGATGAGCGTTGGTATGGGGCTTAACGCTTATTTTACATTTGGTCTTTGCATCGGCATGAAAGTGCCTTGGCAAACGGCTCTTGGCGTTGTTTTTCTAAGCGGCGTGATATTTGTCGTCTTGTCTTTTACAAATTTTAGAATGTGGATAATAAGATCCATCCCACTTGATCTAAGAAGAGCGATAAGCGCTGGCATAGGCACATTTATCAGCTTTGTGGCATTTCAGCAAATGGGCTTTATCGTAAATAGCGACGCAGTTTTGGTTGGCATAGGAAATTTCAGAGATCCAAACGTGCTTCTTGGCGTTTTGGGGCTATTTTTGGTTATTTGCTTTTGGGCGTGGAAGATAAAGGGTGCGTTTATCCTAGCCGTGCTTGTCACTTCAGTGATCGCTTGGGTGCTTGGCATCGCTCCTCATCCAACAGAAATTTTCTCAACTCCAGCCTCTATCTCACCGATATTTTTAGAGCTTGACATAAAAGGTGCCTTTAGCCTAGCTTTACTCCCAGTTGTTATCACATTTTTTGTGACCGATCTTTTTGACTCGATAGGCACACTAGCTGGCGTTGGCACAAGGGCTGGGATATTTGACGAAAACAAAAAAGATGGCGTCGTAAAACTTGAAAAAACCCTTGAAGCTGACGCTGTTGCTACTGCAGCTGGCTCGCTTGTAGGTGTAAGTACGACCACATCGTTTGTAGAGAGCGCAAGCGGCGTAGAAGAGGGCGGTAGGACTGGTCTAACAGCTGTATTTTGCGGACTTTTATTTATACTTACACTATTTATGTTGCCACTTTTTAAAGCTATCCCTGGCAATGCCATCTATCCGATCCTTGTAATGGTCGGCGTGCTTATGTTTGCTGAGCTTGCTAGTATAAATTTTAAAGATCCAGCCATAGCTGTTGCGACATTTTTCATAGTTGTGCTCATCCCGCTTACTTACTCGATCACAAACGGCCTTGCATTTGGCTTTATGTCATACGTCATAGTTAAGCTCATAAAGAGAGAATTTAGCGATATAAATTTAGGCGTAGTCGTACTAGCGCTCATTAGTTTTATCGTATTTTTAGTGCATTAATAAGGATGAAAGATGATATTTTATAGCTACGATGAATTTGCCGTTGATGCCAAAAAGATGGCAAAACAGATAAAAGATGAGTTTGATCCAGAGGTGATACTAGCTGTGGCAAGGGGCGGTCTAACGCTTGGTCACTCGCTAGCCGTTGCGCTTAATAATAGAAATTTATTTACCCTAAATTCTATCCATTATGAAGATACAAACAAGCTTGATACGATTAATATCTTTAACGTGCCAGATCTTAGCAAATACACTAAAATTTTGCTCGTCGATGACATCATCGATAGTGGTGAGAGCATGGTCGAGATAAAAAGAGAGCTACTCAAACGCTATCCAAATTTAGATATAAAGATAGCGACCGTCTTTTATAAAGAGAAAGCTCTGCTTTTGCCAGAATTTAAGGTAAAAGAGGCTCACGATTGGATCGAGTTTTTTTGGGATATACATATTTAAGGAAAATTTTTGCTAGATAAATTTAGAGAATTTGTTGGACATCACGTCGCTTTTAGCGTATTTTTAATATGTTTGATCGATTGTATATTTTTACTTTATACGGCAAATTCTCTTAGCATAAGTTACAGTGAAGCTGAAATTTTTTTTAACAAACAAAATTTTCTTAGCCATGTTTTAAACTTAAGTGTTCAAATTTTTGGTCAAACAGATCTTGCTCTAAGATCTGTGATGATCGCTTTTCATGTAATAAGTGTCGTTTTAATGTATAAGATAAGCAAATTTTACATTAAATTAGAGTTTGACAGACTTATTGCGGTATTGCTTTTTATCTTAC is a window encoding:
- the mqnE gene encoding aminofutalosine synthase MqnE — protein: MMNLLQKLESGERLSKQEAFSLYELDLFTLAKFADKKRRKLHGNKVFFNVNRHINPTNICADICKFCAFSAHRKNPNPYLMSHEEILKIVDESVSHGVKEIHIVSAHNAKSGWQWYLEIFKKIKAAHPELHVKAMTAAEIDFLSRYYGLSYDEVIEKMLEYGVDSMPGGGAEIFDEEIRAKICKGKVSSENWLKIHKMWHDKGRQSNATMLFGHIESRDNRIDHMLRIRDLQDETGGFNAFIPLVYQRENNYLKDVKFLGSAEILKTLAISRLVLDNVPHIKAYWATSTLNLAMIAQEFGADDLDGTIEKESIQSAAGANSANGVTLKTFCDLIKTSGFTPVERDSLYNELKIY
- a CDS encoding HD domain-containing protein; translation: MLADKSTKNSDNYLKIKEKFLDFKANLPKHFQKNQGRNFANFLAKEYDDFIKSYLNETMREFFDDFVPQNDSFAFSVLATGKYAQTLLSANSELEILLVYKNLKGYNIKNFLKEFSEILSSSGINFYIKSAEIDEIFTNYKDDLKFKSETSQVRYICGSKSLYRLVKSEIIKLKEFDKKAFLNYHLKAFLPFSSISYLAQEPNLKSGFGGIDEIYHLNCILNCLDSDISVRSQALKVMNEKEIASFNLNVDFLLSLLTTLNLTQNSDTFSASSVEITTNFMQTKSKKLQDNESVISQKMLSSMNNVAIYSRFIVASLCRPFFKSELNFDQRKFARLKNGFYEINGVIYVPLHKKPAFIENLITKLLELKDVDYKFDISAIFYIKRAIITKSGLERAISEFKKIFLRKNSYAILKSLLDAQMIQILIKPMEHISQLAQYDGYHEFTVDEHSILSVKFLENIKDKFIKNLYTELCLEGKTMLKIVTLMHDVGKGLGKDHANIGANIFRAYANKLNLSQKAVNIGVILIKYHTLMSNVSNREDIYSQRVIFAFISKLGDKQVLKLLYILSYCVINATNERLYNAYTAKLLRELYEISLSAFSDENLLDEATRRVKKEQSIKRNSEFLALESSLQEKIFKITSNLVFIKYNASEIINLSKAADSLDTTEIFINNSKNLSIQIYTKKSLNLSALLYEFAKFDLAYMEIFELFEKKFYIRLDFNQNVKKEELEITKNLALKSLNSEVLKEPLKPNINKDEINFELNHSKDYAKLSINAKDQRGLMAYVMSVFDRLHFQVTSARIQTVKNRTRNLFLIEKNERLESKGEEILNLLISE
- a CDS encoding phosphoribosyltransferase; the encoded protein is MIFYSYDEFAVDAKKMAKQIKDEFDPEVILAVARGGLTLGHSLAVALNNRNLFTLNSIHYEDTNKLDTINIFNVPDLSKYTKILLVDDIIDSGESMVEIKRELLKRYPNLDIKIATVFYKEKALLLPEFKVKEAHDWIEFFWDIHI
- a CDS encoding NCS2 family permease — encoded protein: MKFFDLAQNKTSVKQEFGAGLTTFLAMMYIVPVNAIIMSKTGMPYEALITATALITIFSTILNGLWANTPVAMSVGMGLNAYFTFGLCIGMKVPWQTALGVVFLSGVIFVVLSFTNFRMWIIRSIPLDLRRAISAGIGTFISFVAFQQMGFIVNSDAVLVGIGNFRDPNVLLGVLGLFLVICFWAWKIKGAFILAVLVTSVIAWVLGIAPHPTEIFSTPASISPIFLELDIKGAFSLALLPVVITFFVTDLFDSIGTLAGVGTRAGIFDENKKDGVVKLEKTLEADAVATAAGSLVGVSTTTSFVESASGVEEGGRTGLTAVFCGLLFILTLFMLPLFKAIPGNAIYPILVMVGVLMFAELASINFKDPAIAVATFFIVVLIPLTYSITNGLAFGFMSYVIVKLIKREFSDINLGVVVLALISFIVFLVH